The stretch of DNA CCAGACTGATCGAAAGCCTGCCTCTTTCCACAGGCGTCGATTTTCCGTCGACCAATACCGAATCGAACTTCGCCAATTCGTGCCAAAGCCGCAATCCAACCGTCTGCCCAGCGGGAAGGTGATCTAGGACTACTTTGCCCGTCGAGTCACTCAGGCCGGCAACGGGGCTATCGGGAACAGCAATGAAGGATTGCATCCAGGGAAATTGCTGGCAACCTACCGCCGCAGGCGTTCGCTCACTTTGCTTGACTGCAAAAGAGTGAGCACGATCCTTGGGAACCGCCACGGCAACGTAGGGATTGTCGAAAAAACGTATCTGGACGATATGACCGAACACATCACGATTGGCAAACTCAATTGAATCACCAGCTCGGGCGAGCACGACATGCGGATCAAAACGGCATCCCTCACAACGAATAACATGCGTCTGCGATAAGGATGTCGGCGGATTCTGGGTTTGCAAATCAGCCGTCACAAGGATGTTTGCGATTCCAAACGTCGAAGGATCAACGATCAACGATTCGTCCACCATGCCGGGGTCGCCACAAAACACAGTCGTCTCACCGATCGTCACTGGCCTTGGTCCCGGGATGGAGCCGTCATAGACGAACTGAATCGACAATTGGCAAACGGACTGCACCGCGTGCGGAGTGGGTGACTGAGTGGAAACTGGGATCGCAGATTGAGCATCCGACTGAGCGACACCTTGATCAGCGACTCGAGCGGGCGGAAGGTCCACGTGCTGATGCTCCGCCGACTCAAAACAACCCTGACTCAACAAAAACGGCACTGTCAAAGACAGCGCCGTCGTTAGATTCACAAGGGTTGATTTGTGACGAGTGTTAACCACCAAGGGTGATCGTCCCGAAATCGTTCTCGCCAGGCTTGATTTCGATTTCCAACGCACCACGTTTCAGCTTGACTTTCTCGCCGTTGACGTCGACTTCCTTAAAACTAACGCTTTCGTGAAAAATACGAAAATTGAACTTCTCACCCGCGGGTAATCCCTTGATCGTGACTTCGCCGTTGTCGTCGCTAACGCTGACGAATGGGTGATCAAGAACAACAACATAGGACTTCATCCAAGGGTGGATGTTGCAAGTCACATTGGTCGGCGCGGGTTCAGCATCGGTCAATTCAACCGAAACCGATTGCCCAGCCGGGATGTTGGGGTTCTGAGCCTTGTTGTTGAAGAACTGCATATTGGCGTTGTGGCCAACTTCGTCGGGATTGTCCACCTTCAACGTATCACCCTTCATGGCCACGGCGATGTGTGGCTCGAAGCGGCAATCTTGGTTAGCAAGAACCACGACCTTCGGATCAACAGGAGCAAACTTTGGTGCCGGATCTCGACGTCCGGTGTAGACGTAGAAGACAACGTTCTTGATGCCGTTGTTGTCTTTGTTGACCAACAAGCTCTCGTCGATCAAGTCGAACTTCCCACAATACTGGGCGTCGGCTGTCACATTTGTCTTAGCAGGCGTCGGTGCATCACCGGCGTATTTGAAAGTGACCTTCAGATCGCCAGTTTCTGCCGAGGCGGACGAAGTCCCCAGGAACCCGCCAAGCCCGATCGTGGCAGCAGCAATCAAACATGCAGTTAAGTTTTTCAAAATCGTATCTCCGAAAGAGTCGGTCGCTTGGGTGGATTCGGTTGGAAGCGGGCCTCGTCATAAAAACCGCGAGGCACTCCGTTTTGCGAGGTGGGGAAGCCGTCACGGCCAGGGGTGCAAAACGTCCTAAAAATGTGCTTGAGGGCACCTCCTTGAGTATAAGCAGGTAAGGCAAGAAGTCTACCACTGAGCCGCCTTTTGAAGCGGCGTCCAACCGCTTAGGATGCGTCCCGCAGACAAAGTCGCTTCGACTGGCGGCCCATAAGCACTCTCTTGGTGGAAAACATGAAAGTTTTGATCGTTGGTAATGGCGGACGTGAACACGCGTTAGCGTGGAAGCTGGGTATGTCACCGAAAGTCACGAAGGTTTTCGTCGCTCCTGGCAACGCCGGCACCGCGATTGACGCCACCAATGTCAACATTCCAGTCTCGGACAAGGCCGCGATCGTCAAATTTGCTCAAGACAACGAGATCGCTCTGGCGGTTGTGGGCCCGGAGGCCCCCTTGGTTGACGGGCTCGTCGATGACCTCGAGAACGCCGGCATCCTGACCTTTGGCCCGTCAGCCGCTGCCGCTGAACTGGAAGGCAGCAAAGTGTTCTGCAAAAACATGCTGCACACCGCCAACATTCCGACGGCGAACTACCGCGCGTTCCGAGGCGGCGATGACGCGATGCGGTACATCAAGGAACGCTACCCCGAACCAGGCGAATCGGCCTACGTCGTCGTCAAAGCCGATGGCCTTGCTGCGGGCAAAGGCGTGATCGTCTGCAGCACCAACACCGAGGCGTTCGATGCGATCCAACGAATATGCGGCGACCGCGAATTTGGTGACGCGGGCAACGAATTGGTCATCGAAGAACGACTGATTGGCCAAGAGGCTAGCGTGCTAGCGATCACCGATGGCGAAACCATCATCACGCTTCCAGCGGCCCAGGATCACAAGCCCGCCTACGACGGCGACAAAGGACCGAATACGGGCGGAATGGGGGCCTACTGCCCGACCCCGCTTATCGACGAAGACATGATGCAACGAGTCGAGGAAGACGTTCTGGTCCCGATCGTTCACGCCATGAAACGCGCGCGTCGACCGTTCAAAGGTGTTCTTTACGCCGGACTGATGATGACGGCGGCCGGCCCCAAAGTGCTTGAGTTCAACGTCCGATTCGGTGACCCCGAATGCCAACCGTTGCTGATGCGATTGAAAAGCGACCTGTTTGACATTCTTTGCGCAGCAGCACGTGGACGCCTTTCCGAAATTGATAGCCTTGAATGGGACGAACGCCCAAGTCTTTGCGTCGTAATGGCCAGCGAAGGGTATCCGGGATCCTACGAAAGTGGTCGAAAGATTACCGGTCTCGATGCAGCCGACGCGATTGATGATGTCAAGGTTTTTCACGCGGGCACCAAAATGGAAAATGGCAACGTGGTGAACGCTGGCGGTCGGGTGCTGGGTGTAACCGCCATGGGCGATTCCATCAGCTTGGCAAAACTGCAAGCGTACAAAGCCGTCAAAGAAATTCGTTGGCCGGGTGCATGGTGCCGTAAAGACATCAGCGACAAGGCACGTTGATCGCGCCGCTTTCACCCTTCAGCACGGCAAGCTGCAAGCCAATGACATGTGGCCAATTGCGTTTGGCAATCAGATGCTTCCCATCACGAAATAGCCAGCTTCCGATAATCGGGCTATTCCTTGGTTACCGACAAGATTCGCTTGTGGCCGGCAAGATCTTTAATGAACCGGATGTCACCGTAGCCAGCCTCTTCGGCGAGCTCCTGGCAGGCGTCAGCAATCATGGGGCTGAGCTCGATCAACAGCCTGCCGCCATCGACAAGCCGCGTATTGGCTTCGGCAAGAATCCGCTCGATGATCTCCGTCCCCTTGGGACCCGACACCAACGCCAACTTCGGCTCGAAGTCTTTGACCGAAGGTGACAATTCCTCATACTCAGCCGAGGTCACATAAGGTGGATTGCTGCAAATGATGTCGAACCGAGCGGGTGACTCAACGGCGGAAAGCAGATCGCTTTGCATAAACTCGATCCGATCAGCAACCTGATGCTTATCAGCATTCCATTTCGCGATGGCAAGTGCCGACTCGCTCTGGTCAACTGCGACGAGCTCCGCTGTGGGAAGCTGCTTGGCGATCGTGATCGCGATCACGCCGCTTCCGGTTCCAATATCTGCGATCTGCAGAGGACGCTCGGTAATTTTGGATGCTTTCGCCAAATCCAAGGCTTCGATGACGAGGTGCTCCGTTTCGGGGCGAGGAATCAGCACATTCTCGTCCACTCGAAACGACATTGAATAGAACTCTTTGGCACCTACCAATTGGGCAACCGGTGTTCCTTCGCCACGACGACGCACCATCTCACGAAACGCAATTTTCTGCTCCTCGCTTGGCTCTTCGTTGAACGCCGTATATAGCTGAATCCGTTCGCACTCGCGTGCGTGGGCGAGTAACACTTCGGCATCGAGTCGAGGAGAATCGCTGCCCTTCTTTTTAAAAAAGTCAGTGGTCCACTCCAGCAATCGCAATACCGTCCACGGGTCTTGGTTGGGCTGCGACACGCAATCTCCTAAAGCTGGTTGATAAGAAAGTTCTGAGGACGAAGTCGCATCGACATCATCGTGCAGGAATTCAATCGATTAGATCGCCACGGAGTTGATCGCGGTCATATTCAACCAAAGCATCGGTCACGGGAGTGACGACGCCGGTCATGATCTGATCAAGTTTGTAAAGCGTCAAATTAATCCGGTGATCGGTCAAACGGTTCTGGGGGAAATTGTAGGTGCGGATCCGTTGACTACGGTCCCCTGATCCCATCAAACCCTTGCGTTGCTCAGACATCCGAGCTTCTTCTTCTTCGCGTTTCTTTTCGTAGATCCGAGCCTTCAAAACACGCAGCGCCTTCGCCAAGTTCTTGTGTTGGCTTTTTTCGTCCTGGCACTGAACCACGATTCCGGTTTCATGGTGAGTCAATCGAACCGCAGACTCCGTTTTGTTGACGTGCTGACCACCAGGCCCCGAGGCGCAGAATTTGTCCAAACGGTAGTCGTCGGC from Rubripirellula amarantea encodes:
- a CDS encoding cupredoxin domain-containing protein, encoding MDLPPARVADQGVAQSDAQSAIPVSTQSPTPHAVQSVCQLSIQFVYDGSIPGPRPVTIGETTVFCGDPGMVDESLIVDPSTFGIANILVTADLQTQNPPTSLSQTHVIRCEGCRFDPHVVLARAGDSIEFANRDVFGHIVQIRFFDNPYVAVAVPKDRAHSFAVKQSERTPAAVGCQQFPWMQSFIAVPDSPVAGLSDSTGKVVLDHLPAGQTVGLRLWHELAKFDSVLVDGKSTPVERGRLSISLGSREDQACTIAIPPTAFEN
- the prmC gene encoding peptide chain release factor N(5)-glutamine methyltransferase, whose translation is MSQPNQDPWTVLRLLEWTTDFFKKKGSDSPRLDAEVLLAHARECERIQLYTAFNEEPSEEQKIAFREMVRRRGEGTPVAQLVGAKEFYSMSFRVDENVLIPRPETEHLVIEALDLAKASKITERPLQIADIGTGSGVIAITIAKQLPTAELVAVDQSESALAIAKWNADKHQVADRIEFMQSDLLSAVESPARFDIICSNPPYVTSAEYEELSPSVKDFEPKLALVSGPKGTEIIERILAEANTRLVDGGRLLIELSPMIADACQELAEEAGYGDIRFIKDLAGHKRILSVTKE
- a CDS encoding cupredoxin domain-containing protein; the encoded protein is MKNLTACLIAAATIGLGGFLGTSSASAETGDLKVTFKYAGDAPTPAKTNVTADAQYCGKFDLIDESLLVNKDNNGIKNVVFYVYTGRRDPAPKFAPVDPKVVVLANQDCRFEPHIAVAMKGDTLKVDNPDEVGHNANMQFFNNKAQNPNIPAGQSVSVELTDAEPAPTNVTCNIHPWMKSYVVVLDHPFVSVSDDNGEVTIKGLPAGEKFNFRIFHESVSFKEVDVNGEKVKLKRGALEIEIKPGENDFGTITLGG
- the purD gene encoding phosphoribosylamine--glycine ligase, giving the protein MENMKVLIVGNGGREHALAWKLGMSPKVTKVFVAPGNAGTAIDATNVNIPVSDKAAIVKFAQDNEIALAVVGPEAPLVDGLVDDLENAGILTFGPSAAAAELEGSKVFCKNMLHTANIPTANYRAFRGGDDAMRYIKERYPEPGESAYVVVKADGLAAGKGVIVCSTNTEAFDAIQRICGDREFGDAGNELVIEERLIGQEASVLAITDGETIITLPAAQDHKPAYDGDKGPNTGGMGAYCPTPLIDEDMMQRVEEDVLVPIVHAMKRARRPFKGVLYAGLMMTAAGPKVLEFNVRFGDPECQPLLMRLKSDLFDILCAAARGRLSEIDSLEWDERPSLCVVMASEGYPGSYESGRKITGLDAADAIDDVKVFHAGTKMENGNVVNAGGRVLGVTAMGDSISLAKLQAYKAVKEIRWPGAWCRKDISDKAR